In Magnetospirillum sp. XM-1, a single window of DNA contains:
- a CDS encoding PAS domain-containing protein, with protein MATIISIGQEQHRQMADQQVENLSTVLRTSLLGTITKIDITLQAVADEIGRQERTGGIDTPQLEEVLRRHDARMPEALGLRVVDAAGIIRHGVTGIKVAQASIADRPQFIKMRDDPNAGLVISKPVLGRAAQTWMITLSRRLDHPDGSFAGDVHVAVPLDRLTESFNSVNVGPRGVVSLWDDGPSALARAPDMDGPGGVLAKAPKPSAELRAVIESGADNAAYSAHSGIDNIKRSVHVNRVGKMPLWVVVGLAEEDYLADWNRQVRILVILASAFSLLSLAMAAMFLRGWQNRHRTALAVAEAHAQTEEARRRLELILGSAGEGICGVDTEGRITFINQTARRLLGWGETEGIGLNLHEEVHHHRADGSEFPAVACPVWQTLHDGNTRHIPRDVHWRRDGTSIPVEFTSAPIIQNGHITGAVTLFRDIARRIRVESEAARSLAVTTALGGILRHSLEDRPLADILHDSLVEILSLPWLNLEERGSIFLTEPGGQTLRLAAEHNLAPSIAQSCATIRLGQCLCGTAAERREVIFAAHVDERHHIQVADMHAHGHYCVPIMNGSDLLGVLNTYVGHNHQWLEEEERFLKMVADTLAGIIRRKQIEQTLRDSEELSKTLLNATIDGALVLTPEGRILAANESLAARFARTPAAMAGTSFFDWLPPALAEARRAQLSQVLEAKAPLHTHDERDGAIFDNRVYPIGDADGTIGRIAVFSRDVTLQRNAQKTVEKALADLARSNAELEQFAYVASHDLREPLRAITGHLQLLERQLKDKLNDDIAESLHFAVDGARRMDILIRDLLDYSRIGHADREMEDLELGEVIADALANLSATIAESRASVSCGTAMPIAHGNRMELTRLFQNLIGNALKYRSADRAPVVTLNATRSENVWDIAIRDNGIGIEPEYFERIFMIFQRLHGRGQYEGTGIGLAVCRKIVERHGGSIRVASTAGEGSTFTISLPAIGT; from the coding sequence GTGGCGACCATCATCTCCATCGGGCAGGAGCAGCACCGGCAGATGGCCGACCAGCAGGTGGAGAACCTGTCCACCGTGCTGCGGACCAGCCTGCTGGGAACCATCACCAAGATCGACATCACCCTGCAGGCCGTGGCCGACGAGATCGGCCGTCAGGAGCGGACGGGCGGCATCGACACCCCCCAGTTGGAGGAGGTCCTGCGCCGCCACGACGCGCGCATGCCCGAGGCATTGGGATTGCGGGTGGTGGACGCGGCCGGGATCATCCGCCACGGCGTCACCGGCATCAAGGTGGCCCAGGCCAGCATCGCCGACCGGCCGCAATTCATCAAGATGCGCGACGATCCCAACGCCGGGCTGGTGATCTCCAAGCCGGTGCTGGGCCGCGCCGCCCAGACCTGGATGATCACGCTGAGCCGCCGTCTCGACCACCCGGACGGCTCCTTCGCCGGCGACGTGCATGTGGCGGTGCCGCTGGACCGGCTGACCGAAAGCTTCAACAGCGTCAATGTCGGCCCCCGCGGCGTGGTCAGCCTGTGGGACGACGGGCCGTCGGCCCTGGCCCGCGCCCCCGATATGGACGGTCCCGGCGGCGTGCTGGCCAAGGCGCCCAAGCCATCGGCGGAACTGCGCGCCGTGATCGAGTCCGGGGCGGACAATGCGGCCTATAGCGCCCATTCCGGCATCGACAACATCAAGCGGAGCGTCCACGTCAACCGCGTAGGCAAAATGCCCCTGTGGGTCGTCGTCGGCCTGGCCGAGGAAGACTATCTCGCCGACTGGAACCGGCAGGTCCGCATTCTGGTGATTCTGGCTTCCGCCTTTTCATTGCTCAGCCTGGCGATGGCGGCGATGTTCCTGCGCGGCTGGCAAAACCGCCACCGCACCGCCCTGGCCGTCGCGGAAGCCCATGCCCAGACCGAGGAGGCCCGCCGCCGCCTGGAGCTGATTCTCGGCTCGGCCGGCGAAGGTATCTGCGGCGTCGACACCGAGGGGCGGATCACCTTCATCAACCAGACGGCGCGCCGCCTGCTGGGTTGGGGCGAGACCGAGGGTATCGGCCTCAACCTGCATGAAGAGGTTCATCACCACCGCGCCGACGGCAGCGAATTTCCCGCCGTCGCCTGCCCGGTGTGGCAGACCCTGCACGACGGCAACACCCGCCACATTCCCCGCGACGTCCACTGGCGGCGCGACGGCACCTCCATCCCGGTGGAGTTCACCAGCGCCCCCATCATCCAAAACGGCCACATCACCGGCGCGGTGACCCTGTTCCGCGACATCGCCCGGCGCATTCGGGTGGAAAGCGAGGCGGCCCGCAGCCTGGCGGTCACCACCGCGCTGGGCGGCATTCTGCGGCATTCCCTCGAGGACCGGCCGCTGGCCGACATCCTCCATGATTCCCTGGTGGAAATCCTCAGCCTGCCCTGGCTCAACCTGGAAGAGCGGGGCAGCATCTTCCTGACCGAGCCCGGGGGACAGACCCTGCGGCTGGCGGCCGAGCACAATCTGGCGCCGAGCATCGCGCAGAGCTGTGCGACCATCCGCCTCGGCCAATGCCTGTGCGGCACCGCCGCCGAACGGCGCGAGGTGATCTTCGCCGCCCATGTGGACGAACGCCACCACATCCAGGTGGCGGACATGCATGCGCACGGTCACTACTGCGTCCCCATCATGAACGGCAGCGACTTGCTCGGCGTGCTCAACACCTATGTGGGCCACAATCACCAGTGGCTGGAAGAGGAGGAGCGTTTCCTCAAGATGGTCGCCGACACCCTGGCGGGCATCATCCGGCGCAAGCAGATCGAGCAGACCCTGAGGGACAGCGAGGAACTGTCCAAGACGCTGCTCAACGCCACCATCGACGGTGCCCTGGTGCTCACTCCCGAGGGGCGCATCCTGGCCGCCAACGAGTCCCTGGCCGCCCGCTTCGCCCGCACGCCCGCCGCCATGGCGGGAACCAGCTTCTTCGACTGGCTGCCGCCCGCCCTGGCCGAAGCCCGCCGCGCCCAGCTCAGCCAAGTGCTGGAGGCGAAGGCGCCGCTTCACACCCACGACGAACGGGACGGCGCCATCTTCGACAACCGCGTCTATCCCATCGGCGATGCGGACGGAACCATCGGCCGGATCGCCGTGTTCTCCCGCGACGTCACCTTGCAGCGCAATGCCCAGAAGACGGTGGAGAAGGCCCTGGCCGACCTGGCGCGCTCCAACGCCGAACTGGAGCAGTTCGCCTATGTGGCCTCCCACGACCTGCGCGAGCCGCTCCGGGCCATCACCGGGCATCTGCAACTGCTCGAGCGCCAGTTGAAGGACAAGCTGAACGACGACATCGCCGAATCCCTGCATTTCGCCGTGGATGGCGCCCGGCGCATGGACATCCTGATCCGCGACCTGCTGGACTATTCACGCATCGGCCACGCCGACCGCGAGATGGAGGACCTGGAACTGGGCGAGGTCATCGCCGACGCCCTGGCCAACCTGTCGGCCACCATCGCGGAAAGCCGCGCCTCGGTGAGTTGCGGCACCGCCATGCCCATCGCCCACGGCAACCGCATGGAACTGACCCGCCTGTTCCAGAACCTGATCGGCAACGCGCTGAAATACCGCTCCGCCGACCGCGCGCCGGTGGTGACCCTGAACGCCACACGCTCGGAAAACGTCTGGGACATCGCCATCCGCGACAACGGCATCGGCATCGAGCCGGAATATTTCGAACGCATCTTCATGATCTTCCAGCGCCTGCACGGACGCGGGCAGTACGAAGGCACCGGCATCGGCCTGGCGGTGTGCCGCAAGATCGTCGAGCGCCACGGCGGCTCGATCCGGGTGGCCTCCACCGCCGGCGAAGGCAGCACCTTCACCATCTCGCTGCCCGCCATCGGGACGTAG
- a CDS encoding SPOR domain-containing protein, giving the protein MSRGASRIASLLAMLSALAACGGIVGVPPPAESWPSPPQEMAREPVRYPEIRLNVPAFIASDPEAQRFLLLRQLVEAGLVTPEEAGTRRAANIGALLPFSAPPPAAGLSRPVALRDIADRLSRLSVPVAGQPASVRQAERDFLMDTLLPAEPLLRAPPARQEKEALATGRRRAEDLGRLGLLEHDEFQREMAAIVAAERTLANAPPPPPPPPKKKPRKKPPVPDGGVPGATKPGDIPGGVQPFNPKGTLGLHLLSMASPTTTDKAVEALKKEFPELAPLEFKAVKTDIPDLGTTYRLMAGPLSGADAETLCRALRGKGQSCAIANY; this is encoded by the coding sequence ATGTCGCGTGGTGCATCGCGTATCGCTTCGCTTCTGGCGATGCTTTCGGCGCTGGCGGCATGCGGCGGCATCGTCGGCGTTCCGCCGCCCGCCGAATCCTGGCCGTCGCCACCCCAGGAAATGGCGCGCGAGCCCGTCCGCTATCCCGAAATCCGCCTCAACGTTCCCGCCTTCATCGCCTCCGACCCCGAGGCCCAGCGCTTCCTGCTGCTGCGCCAGCTGGTGGAGGCCGGGCTGGTCACCCCCGAGGAGGCCGGAACCCGGCGTGCCGCCAATATCGGCGCCCTGCTGCCCTTTTCCGCCCCGCCGCCCGCCGCCGGCCTGAGCCGACCGGTGGCGCTGCGCGACATCGCCGACCGGCTGTCCCGCCTGTCGGTGCCGGTTGCGGGGCAGCCGGCCTCGGTCCGCCAGGCCGAACGCGACTTCCTGATGGACACCCTGCTGCCCGCCGAGCCCCTCCTGCGGGCGCCGCCGGCGCGGCAGGAAAAGGAAGCCCTGGCCACCGGCCGGCGCCGCGCCGAGGATCTGGGCCGTCTGGGGCTGCTCGAACACGACGAGTTCCAGCGCGAGATGGCCGCCATCGTCGCCGCCGAACGGACTCTGGCCAACGCGCCGCCCCCACCTCCGCCGCCGCCCAAGAAAAAGCCGAGGAAGAAGCCGCCCGTCCCCGACGGCGGCGTCCCCGGCGCCACCAAGCCCGGCGACATCCCGGGCGGAGTGCAGCCGTTCAATCCCAAGGGAACGCTGGGGCTGCACCTGCTGTCCATGGCGTCGCCCACCACCACCGACAAGGCGGTCGAGGCCCTGAAGAAGGAATTTCCGGAACTGGCGCCCCTGGAGTTCAAGGCGGTCAAGACCGACATTCCCGACCTGGGAACGACCTACCGCCTGATGGCCGGCCCGCTGTCGGGGGCCGATGCCGAAACCCTGTGCCGGGCGCTGCGCGGCAAGGGCCAGTCCTGCGCCATCGCCAATTACTGA
- a CDS encoding cytochrome b, producing MTEAVPARYDAVARILHWVMAAAILALWVVGHMIDALPKGPVRSEVIGLHKAIGVILLVMAVARLAWRLTRPQPALPVSMPAIERLMASAGHVGLYLLMVLIPLDGILLSQSAGREVSVFGLALPVLVGKDDALKEVLKGGHVALGWILAAVLVGHVAAALRHRFILKDDIMARMLPGR from the coding sequence ATGACTGAAGCTGTTCCCGCGCGCTACGACGCCGTGGCGCGGATACTTCACTGGGTGATGGCCGCGGCCATCCTGGCCCTGTGGGTGGTTGGACACATGATCGACGCCCTGCCCAAGGGGCCGGTGCGGTCCGAGGTGATCGGCCTGCACAAGGCCATCGGCGTGATCCTGCTGGTGATGGCGGTGGCCCGTCTGGCCTGGCGCCTGACCCGGCCGCAGCCGGCCTTGCCCGTGTCCATGCCCGCCATCGAGCGTCTGATGGCCTCGGCCGGACATGTGGGGCTCTATCTGCTGATGGTGCTGATTCCGCTGGACGGCATCCTGCTCAGCCAGAGCGCCGGCCGCGAGGTGTCGGTGTTCGGCCTGGCGCTGCCCGTCCTGGTGGGCAAGGACGATGCCCTGAAGGAAGTGCTGAAGGGCGGCCACGTGGCGCTCGGCTGGATCCTGGCGGCGGTGCTGGTCGGGCATGTGGCGGCGGCGCTTCGCCACCGCTTCATCCTCAAGGACGATATCATGGCCCGCATGCTGCCGGGACGGTGA
- a CDS encoding cytidylate kinase-like family protein, which translates to MTTNILSVISAMAEVATVPRQGEHLRPRQPVITLSRDFGSGGDVIATRLCQRLKLPLYDEELLREVSGRLNDDPAIVRLLDEGFGRAKDMWLYRLFSGKDISPDAYRDTLIKVVMSLGRLGGVIVGRGAHIILAGECALRVRVAGSPEVCAKRMAAAGHGNEADLMAQAQELNHRRGKFVWEAFGSRLSDASQFDLTINTDRMDDFEDVVETIIVMAEAVHSGRVLRGDLVHAQV; encoded by the coding sequence ATGACGACCAATATCCTTTCCGTAATCTCCGCAATGGCCGAGGTAGCAACCGTTCCTCGTCAGGGAGAGCACTTGCGCCCCCGCCAACCGGTGATCACCTTGTCGCGCGATTTCGGCTCGGGCGGCGACGTCATCGCCACCCGGCTGTGCCAGCGCCTGAAACTGCCCCTTTACGACGAGGAATTGCTGCGCGAGGTGTCGGGCCGCCTGAACGACGACCCCGCCATCGTGCGGCTGCTGGACGAAGGCTTCGGCCGGGCCAAGGACATGTGGCTCTACCGCCTGTTCTCAGGCAAGGACATCAGCCCCGACGCCTATCGCGACACCCTGATCAAGGTGGTGATGAGCCTGGGCCGCCTGGGCGGCGTCATCGTCGGGCGCGGCGCCCACATCATCCTGGCGGGCGAATGCGCGTTGCGCGTCCGGGTGGCGGGCAGCCCCGAAGTCTGCGCCAAGCGCATGGCGGCGGCCGGTCACGGCAACGAGGCCGACCTGATGGCCCAGGCCCAGGAATTGAACCACCGCCGCGGCAAGTTCGTGTGGGAGGCCTTCGGCTCGCGCCTGTCCGACGCCAGCCAGTTCGACCTGACCATCAACACCGACCGTATGGATGATTTCGAAGACGTGGTGGAGACCATCATCGTGATGGCCGAAGCCGTCCATTCCGGCCGCGTGCTGCGCGGCGACCTGGTCCACGCCCAAGTGTAA
- a CDS encoding methyl-accepting chemotaxis protein, with protein MTAERGGASPTAESVDSFATEVLKQIDSLSLEVADIAGTMDGLTRFVKHQEELFGHLKMIAHTMADTIGLIDAAGRETRDMTIQAGHQSSESLRTVEEALSGVNQLVGAVQGIEERLEGLEGALGEVSTMSRNIQKIARQTNLLALNATIEAARAGEAGKGFAVVATEVKTLARQTADVTSGIDDTVHKLSGSVTDLIETSTDTLKMADSVGSGVGVINEAVSVFGNVIESVESKVGDISQAASASLTQCGDVIGEIDKFFEGIAMTSESLRKADERIASLLGSSEELMGYIAASGFRTADTPFIEAIQEAARKVSALFEQGITSGRISVSDLFDEAYQPIAGTNPQQHTSRYVAFTDQMLPDIQEPLLGLDSRVAFCVTIDRNGYIATHNKKVSHPQGADPVWNNANCRNRRMFNDRTGLSAGRNTKPFLLQTYRRDMGGGQFIMMKDVSAPITVQGRHWGGIRLGYRI; from the coding sequence ATGACGGCTGAGCGCGGCGGGGCCTCCCCGACGGCGGAGAGCGTTGACTCGTTCGCCACCGAGGTTTTGAAGCAAATCGACAGTCTCAGCCTCGAGGTCGCCGACATCGCCGGCACCATGGACGGCCTGACCCGCTTCGTGAAACACCAAGAAGAGCTGTTCGGCCATCTGAAGATGATCGCCCACACCATGGCCGACACCATCGGGCTGATCGACGCCGCCGGCCGCGAAACCCGCGACATGACCATCCAGGCCGGGCACCAATCCTCGGAATCGCTACGCACGGTGGAAGAGGCCCTGTCGGGCGTCAACCAGCTGGTCGGTGCCGTCCAGGGCATCGAGGAACGCCTGGAGGGCCTGGAGGGCGCGCTGGGCGAGGTCAGCACCATGTCGCGCAACATCCAGAAGATCGCGCGCCAGACCAACCTTCTGGCCTTGAACGCCACCATCGAGGCGGCCAGGGCCGGCGAGGCCGGAAAAGGGTTCGCCGTCGTCGCCACCGAGGTCAAGACCCTGGCGCGCCAGACCGCCGACGTCACCAGCGGCATCGACGACACCGTCCACAAGCTGTCCGGTTCGGTCACCGACCTGATCGAGACCTCCACCGACACCCTGAAGATGGCCGATTCGGTCGGTTCCGGCGTGGGCGTCATCAACGAGGCGGTTTCGGTGTTCGGCAACGTCATCGAATCGGTGGAAAGCAAGGTGGGCGACATCTCCCAGGCGGCGTCCGCCTCGCTCACCCAGTGCGGCGACGTGATCGGCGAGATCGACAAGTTCTTCGAAGGCATCGCCATGACCAGCGAAAGCCTGCGCAAGGCCGACGAGCGCATCGCCTCGCTCTTGGGCAGTTCGGAAGAACTGATGGGCTATATCGCCGCCTCGGGCTTCCGCACCGCCGACACGCCGTTCATCGAGGCCATCCAGGAGGCCGCCCGCAAGGTATCCGCCCTGTTCGAGCAGGGAATCACGTCCGGCCGCATCTCGGTCTCCGACCTGTTCGACGAGGCCTACCAGCCCATCGCCGGCACCAATCCGCAGCAGCACACCTCGCGCTATGTCGCCTTCACCGACCAGATGCTGCCCGACATCCAGGAACCGCTGCTCGGCCTCGATTCGCGCGTGGCCTTCTGCGTCACCATCGACCGCAACGGCTACATCGCCACCCACAACAAGAAGGTGTCGCACCCCCAGGGCGCCGACCCGGTGTGGAACAACGCCAATTGCCGCAACCGGCGCATGTTCAACGACCGCACCGGCCTGTCGGCGGGACGCAACACCAAGCCGTTCCTGCTGCAGACCTATCGCCGCGACATGGGCGGCGGGCAGTTCATCATGATGAAGGACGTCTCCGCCCCCATCACCGTGCAGGGCCGCCACTGGGGCGGCATCCGCCTGGGCTACCGGATTTAG
- the rsmA gene encoding 16S rRNA (adenine(1518)-N(6)/adenine(1519)-N(6))-dimethyltransferase RsmA produces the protein MAELPPLREVIARHGLDARKSLGQHFLFDLNLTGRIARAAGDLSVGSVIEIGPGPGGLTRALLDAGARHVIAIERDDRAIAIQNEIAEAFPGRLEIMAADAMAIDAAGLGETPRRIVANLPYNISTALLLGWLKRAEAFERLILMFQKEVVDRLAAPPRSDHYGRLSVITQWLCEVRPLFNVDRRAFTPPPAVTSTVVELVPRSEPLAPARFATLERVTAAAFGQRRKMLRSSLKSLGDAEELLERTGLAPTARAEEIPVEGFCALARALDERQGS, from the coding sequence ATGGCTGAGCTGCCGCCGCTCAGGGAGGTCATCGCCCGCCACGGGCTCGACGCCCGCAAGTCGCTGGGCCAGCACTTCCTGTTCGACCTCAATCTGACGGGGCGCATCGCCCGGGCGGCGGGAGACCTCTCTGTCGGCTCGGTGATCGAGATCGGCCCGGGCCCCGGCGGCCTGACCCGCGCCCTGCTCGATGCCGGAGCCCGCCACGTCATCGCCATCGAACGCGACGACCGCGCCATCGCCATCCAGAACGAAATCGCCGAAGCCTTTCCCGGCCGCCTGGAGATCATGGCCGCCGACGCCATGGCCATCGACGCCGCCGGTCTGGGCGAGACGCCGCGCCGCATCGTCGCCAACCTGCCCTACAACATCTCCACCGCCCTGCTGCTGGGCTGGCTGAAGCGCGCCGAGGCGTTCGAACGCCTGATCCTGATGTTCCAGAAGGAAGTGGTGGACCGCCTGGCCGCGCCGCCCCGGTCAGACCATTACGGCCGCCTGTCGGTGATCACCCAGTGGCTGTGCGAGGTGCGCCCGCTGTTCAACGTCGACCGCCGCGCCTTCACGCCGCCGCCCGCCGTCACCTCGACGGTGGTGGAACTGGTGCCGCGGTCCGAGCCCCTGGCGCCGGCCCGGTTCGCCACCCTGGAACGGGTCACCGCCGCCGCCTTCGGCCAGCGGCGCAAGATGCTGCGCTCCAGCCTGAAATCCCTGGGCGACGCCGAGGAACTGCTGGAACGCACCGGCCTTGCCCCCACCGCCCGGGCCGAGGAGATTCCGGTGGAGGGATTCTGCGCCCTGGCCCGCGCTCTTGATGAGCGTCAGGGTTCCTGA
- the pdxA gene encoding 4-hydroxythreonine-4-phosphate dehydrogenase PdxA, producing the protein MSILALTMGEPAGIGGDIALKAWSQRTDGGTPPFVVIDDAGRLRQLAARLGIAVPIQEVSSPAQAETVFAAALPVLHQPLAVPVEPGKPDPANVPAVKAAIERAVALALAGEVAGLVTNPIHKHVMYQGGFAFPGHTEFLAALLGRPGLREVMMLACPQLRVVPVTIHLGLAEAIRTLTRADIVEIGRVTARALEVDFAIPKPRLAVAGLNPHAGEGGAMGREDEDMVAPAVAELRALGIDAFGPLPSDTLFHPRARAGYDAALCMYHDQALIPIKTIDFDGGVNVTLGLPVVRTSPDHGTAFDLAGTGKANAGSLLAALSMAAAIAANRAGHHG; encoded by the coding sequence GTGAGCATTCTCGCCCTGACCATGGGCGAGCCCGCCGGGATCGGAGGGGATATCGCGCTCAAGGCCTGGAGCCAGCGGACCGATGGCGGCACGCCGCCCTTTGTGGTGATCGACGATGCCGGACGGCTGCGGCAACTGGCGGCACGGCTGGGGATCGCCGTTCCCATTCAGGAGGTGTCGTCCCCCGCCCAGGCCGAAACCGTCTTCGCCGCGGCGCTTCCCGTCCTGCATCAGCCCCTGGCCGTTCCGGTCGAGCCGGGCAAGCCCGATCCGGCCAATGTGCCGGCGGTCAAGGCGGCCATCGAGCGGGCCGTCGCCCTGGCCCTGGCCGGCGAGGTGGCCGGGCTGGTCACCAATCCCATCCACAAGCACGTCATGTACCAGGGCGGCTTCGCCTTTCCCGGCCACACCGAGTTCCTGGCCGCCCTGCTGGGCCGCCCCGGCCTGCGCGAAGTGATGATGCTGGCCTGCCCCCAGTTGCGGGTGGTGCCGGTGACCATCCACCTGGGACTGGCCGAGGCCATCCGCACGCTGACCCGCGCCGACATCGTCGAAATCGGCCGCGTCACCGCCCGGGCGCTGGAAGTGGACTTCGCCATCCCTAAGCCCCGCCTCGCCGTGGCCGGGCTCAACCCCCATGCCGGCGAGGGCGGCGCCATGGGCCGCGAGGACGAGGACATGGTCGCCCCGGCCGTGGCCGAACTGCGGGCCTTAGGCATCGACGCCTTCGGCCCCCTGCCCTCGGACACCCTGTTCCACCCCAGGGCTCGGGCCGGCTACGACGCGGCGCTGTGCATGTATCACGACCAGGCGCTGATCCCCATCAAGACCATCGATTTCGATGGCGGCGTCAACGTCACCCTCGGCCTGCCGGTGGTGCGCACCTCGCCCGACCACGGCACCGCCTTCGATCTGGCGGGAACGGGCAAGGCCAATGCCGGCAGCCTGCTGGCCGCGCTATCCATGGCCGCCGCCATCGCCGCCAACCGCGCGGGGCACCATGGCTGA
- a CDS encoding peptidylprolyl isomerase: protein MLARAAIVLTLVLISHLPFGQASAQDVDRIAAVVNDEIISLRDLDARMKLAITVSGLPDNIENRRRAVPQVLRKMIDERLQSQEAARLKVSVGSDEVMRGLANIENQNRMPPGSLLPSLIKAGVDPDAVKDQVKADITWVKLIMRSLQPTIRVGEDEITDRIEAIRLQFGQPEFMLAEIFLPVESPRQEEESRRLGERLIEQLRAGAPFQALARQFSQSGTAANGGVLGWTAPAALDDDIRDVAMRLDKGQVSTLVRTGSGYAILAMIDKRVTGESTTSEPKFTLAQVFFPVPPGAPPIQQLAAKAAELTSPLKSCTEMEDMGRKLNSERSGIREGLTLSVLPQAMRPVVSALAINKASAPMNIGDALLVVMVCAREEAVTNKSGLPSREAIKRAIEDERLDMMSRRYLRDLRRAAFIDFRL from the coding sequence ATGCTGGCCCGCGCTGCAATCGTCCTGACCTTAGTCCTGATCTCGCATCTCCCATTTGGCCAGGCCTCGGCCCAGGACGTGGACCGCATCGCCGCCGTGGTCAACGACGAGATCATCTCGCTCCGCGACCTTGACGCCCGGATGAAGCTGGCCATCACCGTCTCGGGCCTGCCCGACAATATCGAGAACCGGCGGCGCGCCGTGCCCCAGGTGCTGCGCAAGATGATCGACGAGCGCCTGCAGTCGCAGGAAGCCGCGCGCCTCAAGGTCTCGGTCGGCAGTGACGAGGTGATGCGCGGCCTGGCCAATATCGAGAACCAGAACCGCATGCCGCCGGGTTCGCTGCTGCCGTCGCTTATCAAGGCCGGCGTCGATCCCGACGCCGTCAAGGATCAGGTCAAGGCCGACATCACCTGGGTCAAGCTGATCATGCGTTCGCTTCAGCCCACCATCCGGGTCGGCGAGGACGAGATCACCGACCGCATCGAGGCCATCCGCCTGCAATTCGGCCAGCCGGAATTCATGCTGGCCGAAATCTTCCTGCCGGTGGAATCCCCGCGCCAGGAGGAAGAGTCGCGGCGCCTGGGCGAACGCCTGATCGAACAATTGCGCGCCGGCGCCCCCTTCCAGGCCCTGGCCCGCCAGTTCTCCCAAAGCGGCACGGCCGCCAATGGCGGCGTGCTGGGCTGGACGGCCCCCGCCGCGCTCGATGACGACATCCGCGACGTGGCCATGCGCCTGGACAAGGGACAGGTCAGCACCCTGGTCCGCACCGGTTCCGGCTACGCCATCCTGGCCATGATCGACAAGCGGGTGACCGGCGAGAGCACCACGTCCGAGCCCAAGTTCACCCTGGCCCAGGTCTTCTTCCCCGTGCCGCCCGGCGCCCCGCCGATCCAGCAACTGGCGGCCAAGGCGGCGGAACTGACCTCGCCGCTGAAATCCTGCACCGAGATGGAGGACATGGGGCGCAAGCTCAATTCCGAGCGCTCGGGCATACGCGAGGGCCTGACCCTGTCGGTCCTGCCGCAGGCCATGCGCCCCGTGGTGAGCGCCCTTGCCATCAACAAGGCCAGCGCCCCCATGAATATCGGCGACGCCCTGCTGGTTGTGATGGTCTGCGCCCGCGAGGAGGCCGTCACCAACAAGAGCGGCCTGCCCTCCCGCGAAGCCATAAAGCGCGCAATCGAGGACGAACGTCTCGACATGATGTCGCGCCGCTATCTCCGCGACCTGCGCCGCGCCGCCTTCATCGACTTCCGGCTGTGA